The Vitis riparia cultivar Riparia Gloire de Montpellier isolate 1030 chromosome 3, EGFV_Vit.rip_1.0, whole genome shotgun sequence genome includes a region encoding these proteins:
- the LOC117911394 gene encoding serine/threonine-protein kinase BSK1, giving the protein MGCCESSFLTETHPEKDDQHHHNNSHNTQNPPFSPPSPAGGADGAAAGGVPSFSEFSFSDLKAATNNFSSDSIVSESGEKAPNIVYKGRLQNRRWIAVKKFTKMAWPDPKQFAEEAWGVGRLRHQRLANLIGYCCDGDERLLVAEYMPNDTLAKHLFHWENQTIEWAMRLRVALFIAEALDFCSTESRSLYHDLNAYRVLFDEDGDPRLSCFGLMKNSRDGKSYSTNLAYTPPEYLRNGRVTPESVIYSFGTVLLDLLSGKHIPPSHALDLIRDKNIILLMDSHLEGNFSTEEATTVVGLASQCLQYEPRERPNTKDLVATLAPLKTKPDVPSYVMLGIPKHEDAPPTPQHPLSPMGEACSRLDLTAIHQILVMTHYRDDEGTNELSFQEWTQQMRDMLEARKRGDFAFRDKDFKTAIDCYSQFVDVGTMVSPTVYARRSLCYLLCDQPDAALRDAMQAQCVYPDWPTAFYMQSVALAKLDMHKDAADMLNEAAGLEEKRQKGGRGS; this is encoded by the exons ATGGGCTGCTGTGAATCGTCGTTCCTTACAGAGACACACCCAGAAAAAGATGACCAGCATCACCACAACAACAGCCACAATACCCAGAACCCACCCTTCAGCCCTCCCTCCCCTGCCGGCGGTGCCGACGGGGCTGCCGCTGGGGGAGTCCCATCCTTCTCCGAGTTCTCCTTCTCGGACCTTAAGGCAGCTACTAATAACTTCAGCTCTGACTCCATCGTCTCCGAGAGCGGCGAGAAGGCCCCCAATATCGTCTACAAGGGTCGCCTCCAGAACCGTCGGTGGATCGCCGTGAAGAAATTTACGAAGATGGCGTGGCCGGACCCGAAGCAGTTCGCT GAGGAGGCTTGGGGTGTTGGGAGGTTGCGGCATCAGAGACTTGCCAATCTGATTGGTTATTGCTGTGATGGTGATGAGAGGTTGCTTGTTGCTGAGTACATGCCAAATGATACTCTTGCTAAGCATTTATTCCACT GGGAAAATCAAACCATTGAATGGGCCATGCGTTTGAGAGTAGCCCTTTTCATTGCTGAAGCCTTGGATTTTTGTAGTACTGAAAGCCGTTCATTGTACCACGATCTGAATGCATATAGGGTTCTCTTTGATGAG GATGGTGACCCACGGCTTTCATGTTTTGGCTTGATGAAAAATAGTAGAGATGGGAAAAGTTATAGCACAAATCTTGCCTACACACCGCCGGAATATCTAAGAAATG GAAGGGTCACCCCTGAAAGTGTTATTTACAGCTTTGGTACTGTCCTTTTGGATCTGCTAAGTGGAAAGCATATCCCGCCAAGTCAT GCTCTTGATTTGATAAGGGACAAAAATATCATCCTTCTGATGGACTCACATTTGGAGGGAAACTTCTCTACAGAAGAAGCAACAACTGTTGTTGGTCTTGCCTCTCAATGTTTGCAATATGAACCTAGAGAGCGGCCTAATACAAAGGACCTTGTTGCAACACTTGCCCCACTGAAAACCAAACCTGAT GTTCCATCTTACGTCATGCTTGGGATTCCAAAGCATGAGGATGCTCCACCAACCCCACAGCACCCTCTATCACCAATGGGTGAGGCCTGTTCACGACTGGACCTCACAGCAATCCATCAGATCTTGGTTATGACACACTACAGAGATGATGAAGGAACCAATGAG TTGTCCTTCCAAGAATGGACCCAACAGATGAGAGATATGCTGGAAGCAAGGAAGCGTGGGGACTTTGCATTCCGTGACAAGGATTTTAAAACAGCCATTGATTGTTATTCTCAG TTTGTAGATGTGGGAACCATGGTGTCCCCAACTGTTTATGCACGGCGCAGTCTATGCTATCTGCTGTGTGACCAACCAGATGCTGCCCTTAGAGATGCAATGCAAGCCCAATGCGTCTACCCAGACTGGCCTACGGCCTTCTACATGCAATCAGTGGCTCTTGCCAAATTGGACATGCACAAGGATGCTGCTGACATGCTAAATGAAGCTGCTGGACTTGAAGAGAAGAGGCAAAAAGGTGGGAGAGGATCATGA